AGGACGCTTCGAAGATGAGCATTCATTAGTGGTGTCGTCAGGAACACAATCTGAATCATCATGTGTTGCAGGATCAACCTTAACATCACTCACATTCTTCTCGGTATCACCAATAAAATCCTTATCACGGGCATGAACACGGTCATAGGGTGTTTGAAGGACCGTGAACTCTCCGGTAGCATGCTTATCCTGAAATATGAACTCCATCTAATCAAAGTTAGCAATAGGCACATTGATATATTTCCCCCTTTTATCTTTGTTCTGGAAGAGAGAAGTAGCACGAAAATGTTAGTTAGCTACAAAAGATAAAATATGATACTAGATGGACATATAATTTgacaaaatttatatgtattgctcACATTcttcaaccaaacacacccttgatCTTCGGTTTTGCTAGAGCACGTCTAGATGTGCCCTAAGTATTGCACATCAAAGTGTAAGTCCTGTGTCATTGATTTTACTCGGAGATTCATGCaggtattttcctttttcttttgcttttCCTTTTTATGTTGATTGAGTCACTTAGATTTGCAGTAACTAGACAGACCCTTTGATCTTTCTATTTAGAGTAATCCTGATATTTTAGTTTTCGACAAGTGTTAATGCTACTGTACTAACTTTTTCCTTTTGATAGCCACGATATTCAACTACTGGGTGTGTTAAATTCTCGAGGATGATGAATCGTCAGTTTGCGAATATGATAGTACACAATTACCCCAAGGGAGTTTATTCCCTGCGCCGTATCAACCTCATGGAGCATCTCTTCTACCCTTCAACAGAAGCTGCCCAAAAAGCAGAAGCCAATAAGAAGGGATGGTTATCCACCATGTTGAAAGGGAGCCCCAAGCAGCGTCTGCCCAAGACGAACATCAACTTCTCATCACTGCCTAACATGGCCGACTTAACGGCCAGACATTTCTTCTCCCTGCTGAAAGGGCAGGGGGAGGGCTCTGTCATGTTCGTCAGCCCTAACGTCCACACGATGATGTACGACACTAGCACGGACTTTGTCTTTGGCATGCCCCAAGCCAACTTCTGTAAGCAGAGCGACTCATTCTCCCTGTCCATCACTCGGCGGGGCTATGGCCAAGAATACCACGAGCTGTATGTCATAGGCAAAGGAGAGGACGGTGGCTTGTTTGAGGTCTTGAAATATACCAGGACAACTGATCTGAGCAAACCGCCTTGGTACTGGCGACCTCTGCCCTGCCCGCCATTGTTTCCGCAGTGCCTGCCTGGCGGCAACAGCAAAGTTTGTGCTCCCTCTGCAGCGGTCGTGTTGGATGCCACCACAATATGTGCCTCATCCGTGGATGCCGGAGCCTGCGCCTTCTTTGACACGGTAACCCGCGAGTGGAGACAGGCTGGCAGCTGGGTGCTGCCCGTCCATGGTGCGGCAGAGTATGTCCCTGAGTTTGGCCTCTGGTTTGGCCTCGACGATGCCATTGGCAACCCCAACCATTGCCTGCGTGCTTTTGACTTCGATTCCTCCAGGCAACCGGTGGTGCGGCACTCCTGGAGCTATCTCAGCCGCCTGCCGGATGAGTGCTTGCCACGGCAGAGGCACCTGCTAAACATGGGCTCAGGTAAGTTCTGCATCGCCACCAGCTTTCGGAATCTCTTGAGGCACACCTCGTGCGCACCACTTGATGGTGCGGTCGATGAGCTTACCATCTTGACCGGTGTGGAGGTGGTGCGCGATGTCAATGGTTTCCAGATCATCAAGCACAAGTCTGAATGTTACAGTTTGGAGGACAATAGAATCCACTGCGTGCTCTGAGGAAAACTTATCTATGTGTCACTGTTATTGGATTGATCCTTCCATGGTTTTTCTCATCAGATGTGAATGAATATATTTGCTTAGCTTTTATCTCCATGGTTGAAATAGTCAAATAGGCAATTGATGGCTGCAAGAAGAAATGAAAGCATCATGGTGCATCTTTCTTTATGGAATATTGTTTTTGGTAAAAAATTATAAATTAAAATTATTGGTCATGCTATCTGCTTAAATTCTAGCatatatttttagtttttttaCCTCTGCGCTTGAGTCAACTAGTAAAACTTCATCTTGAGGATTTCTCCGTCCTTTCTCCTACCTTTATCTCGAGTGTAGAATGCGCGCCCGCCTTGGCCCCAGCAGACCACACCCGCGATTCTTTGTGGCAGTGAACTGTTTGGGTATGCTCGCTGCTTCGAAGAGTATTCCCACCATATGATTTTGTGACTTAAACTAGTTTATATTTTGTTAATTAACTATTTATGCTCAAAGTTTGACACTATAGTACAGGCCACAGGGGGCTCAATAAACCTGGACCGAGTGAGTATTAATTATCCTGCTTTGATGCGCTTGTTTTTTGGTGAGTTTATTTCACTGGTTCTTCTTTTCATCGTGTTATGAGGCCGCCGCTATGAATCCGTCTGGTGGTAACTTTGGTCCTTGACTCTGATCGTTCTTGTTTAGCATTTTGTAGTATCTATACATTGTTCAGCGTGCATGTAGCGGAATTTTATAGAACTGTTTTTTGTTCATTGCCTGCTTTAGCTAATTAATACCCTCTACTATACGTGTATGGGCTGTTGGTTCTGGAGCGATAATACAGTGTTCACATAATTTATATGCCCAGAGTGATAATTTACAGGAATCCCAGGACACTATAGTCTTCATTCTGTAGACAATTTACATGCGCAGGGCCTCTTGCTGAGTGCAATATCATACAAGACACCTATAGGATTTGGAATGAGCCTAGTCTTCCTCAATAAAAAGATATAAGTAGAAGGACGGCATACGTGAAACAGAGACAAGTGTGATAGATCAATGAAATAGTCAAGGACCTCCAGAAACAAAATATCAGTGTACTTAACAAGTGGTGGTGGAAACTTGATACTCAAGATGGTTTTTGGCAAGATATAGTTAAAGCGAAATGTCTTCAGAGAGATTCTGTGGCCACGGTCAAAAGCAGATTCTCTGATTCCCCTATTTGGAAGGCTATTATGAAAGTAAAAGAGTGCTATATGGCTGGTAGGGATGTGCTTCTTGGTTCTGGTAATATTGCTAGACTGCAGATGTGGTCTTTTATTGTTGGGCTTGATATTACCTCTGATCCTGATAAGATTGTTTAGGCTTTGGGCCCCAAGCAGACTTTTACTACTAAGTTGATGTATGAACACATAGAGAGAAATATCACGGGTTGTGGTTTTAAGTGGATTTGGAAAGCTAAAATTTCTTCTAAAATCCATATCTTCCTTTGGCAACTTTTTCAATATGCCGTGTTGACCAGGGATGCTATGAGCAGGAGAAATTGGACGGGGAATCCGCGCTGCTCTTTTTGCAGCAAGAGAGATGTCCCAGCATCTCTTCTTcttactagatgacccgttgcgcccatGGCGCAAAAAGCGAGAGCGAGACATGAAAGTGAGAGTGATTTAGAGCCAAtttaatagacatccctctaatcatctaagtgatcacgtgatccaaatcaactaaaccatgtccgatcatcatgtgagatggagtagttttcaatggtgaacatcattatgttgatcatatctactatatgattcacgctcgacctttcggtctcagtgttccgaggccatatctgtatatgctaggctcgtcaagtttaacctaagtattccgcgtgtgcaactattttgcacccgttgtatttgaacgtagagcctatcacacccgatcatcatgtggtgtcttagcacgaagaactttcgcaacggggcatactcagggagaacacttataccttgaaatttagtgagagatcatcttgtaatgctatcgtcaatcaaagcaaaatataaaggataaacatcacatgcaatcaatataagtgatatgatatggccatcatcagcttgtgcttgtgatcaccatctccgaagcaccgtcatgatcaccatcatcaccggcgcgacaccttgatcttcatcgtagcatcgttgtcacttcgccacctattgcttctacgactatcgctaccgcttagtgataaagtaaggcaattacagggcgattgcattgcatacaataaagcgacaaccatatggctcctgccagttgctctgaactttgttacaaaacatgatcatctcatacaataaaatttagcatcatgtcttgaccatatcacatcacaacatgccctgcaaaaacaagttagacgtcctctactttgttgttgcaagttttacatggctgctacgggctgagcaagaaccgttcttacctacgcatcaaaaccacaacgatagttcgtcaagttagtgatgttttaaccttctcaaggaccgggcgtagccacactcggttcaactaaagttggagaaacacacaccctccagccacctatgtgcaaagcacatcggtagaaccagtctcgcgtaagcgtacgcgtaatgttggtccaggccgcttcatccaacagtaccgccgaaccaaagtatgacatgctggtaagtagtatgacttgtatcgcccacaactcacttgtgttctactcgtgcatataacatctacaaataaaacctggctctggtaccactgttggggaacatagtaatttcaaaaaaattcctacgcacacgcaagatcatggtgatgcatagcaacgagaggggagagtgttgtccacgtaccctcatagaccgaaagcggaagcgttagcacaacgcagttgatgtagtcgtacgtcttcacaaaccgaccgatcaagtaccgaatgtaagacacctccgacttcagcacacgttcagctcgatgacgtcccacgaaccccCGATCCAACAAAGCtttgcaggagagttccgtcagcacgaaggcgtgatgatgctgttgatgatgctaccgacgcagtgataactcacaagtataggggatcgcaacaattttcgagggtagagtattcaacccaaatttatttattcgacacaaggggagccaaagaatattcttgagtattagcagttgagttgtcaattcaaccacacctggataacttagtatctgcagcaaagtatttagtagcaaaaagtggtatgataataatattaACGGTAGCAAAagcaaagataaatgttttggggtttttgtagtagttgtaacagtagcaacggaaaagtaaataagcgaagaacaatatataaaaagctcgtaggcaatggatcagtgatggataattatgccggatgcgattcctcatgcaatagttataacatagggtgatataggactagctccagttcatcaatgtaatgtaggcatgtattccataaataatcatacgtgcttatggaaaagaacttgtatgacatcttttgtcctaccctcccgttgaagtggggtccttacggaaactaagagatattaaggcctccttttaatagagaaagggaacaaagcattagcacatagtgaatacatgaactcctcaaactacggtcatcaccgagaagtatcccgattattgtcacttcggggttgtcggatcataacacataataggtgactatagacttgcaagataggatcaagaacacatatgtattcatgaaaacataataggttcagatctgaaatcatggcactcgggccctagtgacaagcattaagcatagcaaagtcatagcaacatcaatctcagaacatagtggatactagggatcaaaccctaacaaacctaacttgattacatggtaaatctcatccaacccatcaccgtccagcaagcctacgatggaatttctcacgcacggcggtgagcatcatgaaattggtgatggaggatgtttgatgatgacaacgacgatgaatccccctctccggagccccgaacagactccagatcagcccttccaagagagattagggcttggcggcggctccgtgtcgtaaaacgcgatgaaactttctccttgatttttccccgagatggaatatatggagttggagttgaggtcggaggaggtccaggggggccacgagatagggggccgggcccgagagggcgcgcccccctgtctcatggacaggacGTGGgcccctggcactaattctttcgccaaaaattcttattaattccaaaaagtgcctccgtggatttccaggacattcc
Above is a window of Triticum dicoccoides isolate Atlit2015 ecotype Zavitan chromosome 5B, WEW_v2.0, whole genome shotgun sequence DNA encoding:
- the LOC119310698 gene encoding uncharacterized protein LOC119310698, with amino-acid sequence MMNRQFANMIVHNYPKGVYSLRRINLMEHLFYPSTEAAQKAEANKKGWLSTMLKGSPKQRLPKTNINFSSLPNMADLTARHFFSLLKGQGEGSVMFVSPNVHTMMYDTSTDFVFGMPQANFCKQSDSFSLSITRRGYGQEYHELYVIGKGEDGGLFEVLKYTRTTDLSKPPWYWRPLPCPPLFPQCLPGGNSKVCAPSAAVVLDATTICASSVDAGACAFFDTVTREWRQAGSWVLPVHGAAEYVPEFGLWFGLDDAIGNPNHCLRAFDFDSSRQPVVRHSWSYLSRLPDECLPRQRHLLNMGSGKFCIATSFRNLLRHTSCAPLDGAVDELTILTGVEVVRDVNGFQIIKHKSECYSLEDNRIHCVL